From a region of the Candidatus Methylomirabilota bacterium genome:
- the ndhC gene encoding NADH-quinone oxidoreductase subunit A, whose protein sequence is MLLSYLPIFILILLATGFALATLFASHVLGPRRPTHAKLTPYECGIDPVGSARERFSVKFYLVAMLFIIFDIEIVFLYPWAVILNGLGLFGLIEMVLFLGILLIGLLYVWKKGGLEWIT, encoded by the coding sequence GTGCTTCTCTCGTATCTGCCGATCTTTATCCTGATCCTGTTGGCGACCGGTTTTGCCCTCGCTACCCTTTTTGCATCCCATGTGCTCGGGCCGCGACGGCCCACTCACGCGAAGCTCACCCCGTACGAGTGCGGGATCGACCCGGTGGGCTCCGCCCGGGAGCGATTTTCGGTCAAGTTTTACCTGGTCGCGATGTTGTTCATCATCTTCGACATCGAGATCGTGTTCCTGTATCCTTGGGCGGTAATCCTGAATGGTCTCGGACTATTCGGGTTGATCGAGATGGTTCTCTTCCTCGGTATCCTCCTGATCGGGCTCCTGTATGTCTGGAAGAAGGGGGGCCTGGAATGGATCACGTAA
- a CDS encoding NADH-quinone oxidoreductase subunit C: MDHVKEAEENLTVSKLRERFPEATFSTRSFRNETTFLVRSGDIIRICRYLKEDPGLLYDFLSDLTAVDRFGDHPRFEVVYHLYSLQYKWRLRLKVHVEEGEATPSVTSVWGAADWHEREVFDMFGIRFEGHHDLRRILMPEEWEGFPLRKDYPVQASPKWWEEETTGD; this comes from the coding sequence ATGGATCACGTAAAGGAGGCGGAGGAGAATCTCACCGTTTCAAAGCTGCGGGAAAGGTTCCCGGAGGCGACATTCTCGACCAGAAGCTTTCGAAACGAAACGACCTTCCTCGTCAGGTCCGGCGACATCATTCGGATCTGTCGCTACCTGAAAGAGGATCCCGGTCTTCTCTACGATTTCCTTTCTGATCTCACCGCGGTTGATCGGTTCGGAGACCACCCGCGTTTCGAGGTGGTCTACCATCTCTATTCCCTTCAGTACAAATGGCGGCTCCGGCTTAAGGTGCACGTTGAGGAGGGTGAGGCGACGCCCAGCGTGACGTCGGTCTGGGGCGCGGCCGATTGGCATGAGCGTGAAGTATTCGATATGTTCGGAATCCGCTTTGAGGGTCACCACGATCTCCGACGGATCCTCATGCCGGAGGAGTGGGAGGGATTTCCGCTTCGGAAGGACTATCCGGTGCAGGCCTCGCCGAAATGGTGGGAAGAGGAGACGACGGGTGACTGA